From the genome of Flammeovirgaceae bacterium:
CCACAAAATCAAGTTGCAGGTTTTCGATATAGGCTGCGTCCACGCCAAAGTCGCGCATCACAAAGGATTCGTCCCCTTCATGGCGTTTATAATCCCCCGACCGGTCTGCCCAGGTGCCCAGGCTATGGGAGACCCCGCCTACCCTGTTTACCCCCGCCAATGTGGACACCTCATTTTTGAATTTCTGAAAATCATTGCCCTGCAACCTTACGTTAAGGAGGTTTTGTTGGTTAAACCCATAGTCCGCATTCAACATATATTTTATCTGTTGATTGGTGATGATGACCAGTGAGATAAAAATGACGGAAAACCCAAATTGTGACGCAATCAACACCTTCCTAAACGTCATCTGCGAGCCCACCTTCACGTCCGCGCCCTTAAGCACCCTCAGGGGTTTGAATGCCGATAGGTAAATGGAGGGCAGCAAGCCTGCGATCGCCCCTATCGCTATGGCGAACAGCAGAAAATACAGGTAGGTGTAATGGTTTTCAAGCAGCCCGATATCAAATTCATCGGCAATGTGCAATTGCATGACCCCCGGCTTCATCCACTGCATCAAAAGATAGGAGATGGCGAGTGCCAGCAATGCAAAAACCACAGACTCCCCCACAAACTGAAGGAAAACATGAAAGCGCGTGGCCCCGTTGATTTTCCTTATTCCGATTTCCCGTGTACGGGTTAGGGATTTGGCAATCATCAGGTTGGTATAGTTAAAGCATGCCATCACCATTACAATAGCTGCCAACCCGCCCAAAAATATCAATAGCATCTTGGGCAGGCCCCTTCCCAATTGGTTGGAAAGAAGTGGCCCGGGCGTGATGTCCGACAAAGGTTGGAGGAAAAATTCATAACCTTTGTCGCGGGTCTCAAGGGACAAACCCTGGTATTGGGAATCGGAAATTTCCCTAAGGGCCTGGTTTACATCATCCGGATCGGTTCCTGGCTGGAGTTTAATATAATTATACCCACTGTAGTAATCGTTCCAGTTTGACATCAGTGGGCTTATCTTTCCTTCCTTTTCCAAAAGCGGCAACAATGACGTGGAGGCCAGTATATCAAAATCGATATGGGATTTTCCCAATGGCGGGGCCACAATACCGGTCACGATGAAATCGCCATACCGGTCCAGGCTTACCGTTTTTCCTATGGGATCGGTGTCCCCAAATATCTTTTGGACCGCGCCATGGGCCACCACAATGCTATTGGGGTTGCGCAAGGCTTCTTTGGCATTTCCCTTTTCCAGGGGAAAATTGAAGACTTCAAAGAAACCGGGGTCCACAAAGAAACCATTGTAGGGCACTACCGTTTTTTCAAACTTCACATCGCCACCCAGGCGGCTGCATATCTTCACCACTTTATCGATGAACGAAAAATCCTGCCCCAATTTTACCCCAAGGGCCATTGGGGAGGAGGCGTACGATTCCGTGCCACCGGATTTGCGTATGGCCTTCGTGTCCACCCGGTAAATACGGTCGGCATCCTTGTGGAAATTATCAAACTGAAATTGTCCGTTTACCATTACAATAATGAGGAGGCTCAAGGACATGCTTATCGACAGTCCTATCAGGTTGATAACACTAAATGTCCTGTTCCTTATCAGGTTTCTTATGGCGGTGATCAAGATGCTTTTTATCATGGCGTTGGCATTATTGGGTTTGGCAGGTCTTTGGCAATGTACCCCGTGGACATTGTACCATGCCGGTTGCAATTCAGGTACCAAAGGGAAGTTAAATACCCATCATGCCCAAAATCGCATATAATAAGGTAATCCGGGCGCTGCCCTGGCACCCCGGTGTTCTTATTTGGGCAAATTCGTTCGTTTATGGACGCATTTGTATTTTCAAATTTAGAGGATAGCCCTAATTTTACCCGCCAATCCAAGGCATACCAGTATTTATTTATGGGACGTATTTTCGAAAAAAGGAAGCACAAAATGTTCGCCCGCTTTGACCGAATGGCCAAGGCCTTTACCCGCATAGGAAAAGAAATATCGATAGCCGTGAGGTTGGCGGGCCCCTTGCCTGAAAACAACCCACGGCTCAGGATGGCCATCCAAAATGCCAAGGGCGCCAACATGCCCAAGGACCGGGTGGAGGCCGCCATCAAGCGGGCGTCTTCAAGGGAAGAAAAAGACTTTCAGGAGGTGACCTATGAAGGCTACGCCCCACATGGGGTGCCCGTGCTGATAGAGTGCGCCACCGACAACCCCACCCGGACGGTGGCCAACATCCGCCTTCATTTTTCAAAAAAAGGGGGAAGCATGGGCAACTCCGGTTCGGTGGCTTTTATGTTCGAAAGAAAAGGCGTGTTCAAATTTCCAAAGGAAAGTTTCAGCCTGGACGAACTGGAACTTGATTTGATAGACGCAGGTGCCGAGGAAATCGAGCAGGAAGCGGATGAACTGGTGGTCTACACCAAATTCAACGACTTTGGGAACATGCAAAAATTCATTGAATCCAGGGACCTTGAAGTAACCAGTGCCGAGCTTCAATATATCCCCACTACCACCAAAGAGCTGCCCGAAGCGGAACTGGACGAGGTGATGGAATGCATAACGGCCCTTGAGGAAGATGACGATGTGCAATCCGTTTACCACAACCTGGCCTAACACGGCCCCACGCGAAAAGATCAAGGGTTGAAAGCGTTGGCGCACTATCAACCCCCACGATCAATCCCTAATGACCGAGCTGCCCCCGCTGGTGGAAGATGTGACCACGGCTCCTCCCCTATACAATATGGAGCTGGCCCCACTGGCCTCTGCCACCAGTGTTTTGCCAGCCTTTACGTAGGCATGACTGGCACCTGAAGCCTTTACATTCAAATCTTCCACTTCCATGTTGTAGGCTTTTAATAAAGAGGCCCCCGACAAGTCCACGGTGAAGGAGTTGGAAGCCCCAGCCATCGTGAGGTTGGAGGCCCCCGACAAATTTGCCCTGCACACCTGGGCTTCCATATCCACCTGTCCAAAGGAAGCCCCGGATAGGTTCAGTAAAAATTGGTCCTCCACAAAGCCACTCACATAGGCAGTAGTGGCCCCATAAAAATCCGCTGCCACCAAAGAAGGCAGGGTTATCGTAATATAAGTAGTATGCTTTCTGTTTCGATCCTTGCCAAACTTTGCCACCAACGTGTTTCCGGCTTTATACACTTCCAGGTCGTCCAAATTCCTCCTGTCCCCCCTGGCCAACACGGAAAACAAGTTTCCGCGTGTTACGGTCACGAACATGGCATCGCCAATATCCAGGCGGTCGAAATCCGCAATCACAAAAGGCTGTTCCTGGTATTGAATGGGCCCGGGGTCTTCCCTGAGGGTACAGGACCCCAACCCTACGATCAGGGCCAAAATCGAGGCTAAAGGTTTGAAAAATCGCATAAATGTTGTTTTTAGGTTGTTATTTCCCTAAGACAACCCATTCGTGCGCCTCCCCCATGCCATTTTGAAAAATTATTTCCCGAGCCTTGCCGGCCCGGACTGGGGGCCTTCCAGGGTCAGGTTATCGTCCACCATCCGGTTGTTGTATTGTTGAATAAATGCCTTCAGCCTGCCTTCCATCATGGCCGCCACCCCGGGCTTGCTGCCCAGCAGGTTGTCCATCAGCCGCTTGTCTTTTTTGAAGTCGTACAAGGCCACCGGCTTCTTGCCATCAAATTGGAGAAGGTAGTTTCCTTTAAATTCCTGGTAAACATTATCGGCATAGTTAAAGGCAAAAGGTTCCACTGACGGGTCAAAGATGTTCCTGCCAAACGCGATATAGGGTTTGTCATAATGAAGGTACCCCAATACCGAGGGCATGATATCGATCTGCTGCACGATTTCGTCTGAAAAAGAGGACCAATCGCTTCCCGGCTTGTAGAAAAACAGGGGAATGGAGTAATACCCAAGATTGGAATTGTAAACCTGGTAATGGATGGCTGCCGTAGGGTGGTCCGCGGTAAATACAAACAAGGTATTCTTGAACCAGGGCATTTTGGAAGCCGTCTCCATAAACCGTTTTATGGAATAATCCGTGTACTCTATTGTTTTATGGATGGGCAGCGGCCCCCCTTTAAAAGTATTCTTGTATTCTTCAGGAAGTATGTGGGGAGGGTGTGAGGTAACCGTAAACAAGGTGGAGTAAAATGGTTCTTTGAAGGTGTTAAGCGTATGGGCGAAGTATTGTAAAAACTTTTCGTCCCATATTCCCCAGATCCCATCGAAGTCATCGTCATTATTGTATTCCGTCATTCCGTAGTAGTCGTCAAAGCCCGCAAGTTTGGCGAAAGCCTGAAGGCCCATAGAGCCGTTGGGGGCACCATGGAAAAAAGAAGTATAGTAGCCCTTTTCCTTTAACAAGTTGGCCAGGCTGTTTACCTTATTGCCCGAATAATGGGAGAGCACGTACGGCACTTCTATTGAGGGGATGCTGCAGATCACCGAAGGCATGGCATCAATCGATTTCCTGCCATTGGAAAGGGAGTATTTAAAAGCAAGGCTTTTCCCTATCAACGAATCGAGGTATGGCGTATAGCCCTGGTAACCGGGTATGTCCATGTCACGGTTGTAAATCCCTACAAATTCCTTGGAGAAGCTCTCCAAAATGATAATCACAACATTGTCGTATTTGAATACTGCCGTATCCTTGGGGACGTGCAATGGCGTATATACTTCCTCCAGGGCCTGTTCCGTCTTGTAATAATCCACCTTCTTGATCACGTTGGCCTTTGCCGTGCGCATCAGGGCAAAGGGCGTGTTGAGCACCAGGTTTATATCTTTGGGGATGGTGGCATACTTGGCCGCATTGCTAAGGGTAATGGGCCTGGTGCTATGGCGAAAACCTCCCCTTGCCCCTCCCACAAAAAGGTAGATGATCACGGGCATGAGCGCTACCGCACTTCCATAAAAAGCCCACTTGTTTTTCAATTGGGGGCCAGCCACTTTGATTTTGTTGGCGGCCTTTATGAACAAGTAAAGGACCAAAAAGAAAAATGCAAACCCATACCAGTAGTCCACAAGAAAAGAAAAAAAGAGTGCCCCAAAATTCTGCTCGTGTTCAAATTGTGAAAACACGGTAATGGTCGTCCTCCGCAAGGTATAGCGGTAGTACACATTGTCGGCAATGTTCACCGCCAGTCCAATGCCATTGGTGATAAGGAATATATAGTGAAGTATTTTCTGATAGGTAGGATGAAATTTTATGGCCAACGGCAATATCGTGAGCAAAATGAACAGCGAGTTGAGGTACAAAACGGCAGACAAGTCAAATTTAAGGCCGCCCAGTAATATCGTGGACATCCTGTCCCAGGTCATGTCTGGGAAGAAGCTGGTATTGAATAAGTAAAAACTGATACGGCATAGGGTGTAAAAGGCCATGACCAGCAACAGGCGATTTACCAGCCCCCAATAAATGTTCCCACGCAGGGAAATACCATCCAAAAGCCCCATTATGTAACGCTTCAATGTGCCCATTGCAAACCAAGCCGGGGTCCCGGCTTAATTCCTGTTATTTAAACGCAAAATAAGGCAAATCAACCCTAAGGAACCCCATTATGGTTTCAGTTTTTGTCTTAGTTTTGTAATTCTGTGGATATTAAAAATCGGCTTTTTATATTGTTTTTAAATCCTAACGACCTAAACCGCAGCTACCCATTGATGAGGCCTATATTCATAGCGATATTGTTGGTGGGTTTTAAATTGGGCCATGCTCAAAACGTGGAATCGTTTGGGGTCTTTGGCGGTTTCAACGTGCCCGTCACTTTTGATGAAGGCCTCAACAAAGACCCGCGGTATGTGGGCAAAGTCACCTTCAGGGCCACACCGGTAGGTTTTACGTACGGATATGACCATGTAGGCTTCGGTTTTGTCCTGACGCCATCCCTGACCAAAATTGGGCAAAAGTTTATAATAAAGAACACCGTGGGAGGCGATGTGGGCAGCCGGAACGTGCAACTGGACTATTTCAGCTTGCCGGTGGCATTAAAACTTCATTTGAACGACCTGTCATTTTTCCGCCTTAGCGCAGTGGCGGCCATCAATCTTACCTACCTTATCAATGGCAGGGAAACCATTTCGTATTCCGCATCAAAGCAAAAGTACCCCGCCAGTGTGCTTATCCCCTCAGAACCGGGCTACACCCCCGTGTTTGATGGCGTGCTGGTGCCCGATGTGCACAACCTGGAATATGTAAGCAAGGACCAGTACAACCCATTTCAGCTTTTTGCCTCCGTGGGGCTACGTTCCGATTTCGACCTCAGTGACGACTGGAGTTTGAATTTTGACGGACGGGCAAATTTCGGGTTGTTCGACCCCCGCAAGAAAGATTACATTGAACAGCTCAAACAAACCAGCAATGCCCCCGGCCTTTATGGCGCCCGCCATGAGGTTTACCTCTCTGCCGAAATCGGCATTGCCCGGATCATTCAAATAAAGGAACGGTTTGAGCCCAAACACTCCAGCAAGCCCATCGTTACCAACAAGCCCTCTGCACCAAAACACAACACCAAGAAGCTCTTCACCAAAAAGAAGAAAAAAAGAAAGAAGAACTAAATCGCCTTACCCCAATACGATTATTTGTTCTTTAATAAACGGTTGCTGGTAAAGGCGCTTTCCGGTTGCCCGGGCAATGGCGTTGGCCACCGCAGCCCCCGCAGGCGGAAGGGCAGGCTCGCCCAGGCCTGTAGGGTCGTTGTCGCTTTTTACAAAATGCACCTCCACCTCCGGTGCTTCCTTCATCCGGATAAGCCTGTAGGTGTCAAAGTTGTTTGACTGTGGCCGTCCATTTTCAAAAGGGAGGTCGCCATACATGGCATGGCCAATGCCGTCAATCACGCCTCCTTGTACCTGGTTCACCGCGGCAATGGGGTTCACCACAATCCCGCAGTCGATGGCGCATACCACCCTTTTTACAACGGGCGTGCTTCCCTGCATCGCCACCTCCGCCACTTCGGCCACATAGGTATTGTGCGAATAATAAGTGCTAAACCCCTGGTACACGCCTTCAGGCGCGTTGCCCCAACCTGATTTTTCTGCCGCCAGCTTCACCACGCCAATGGATTTGTCCACATCATAATGCAATTCCCCTACGGGGTTTTCCTTGGCCCTGGCAAAAAGTTCCAACCTGAATTGGACAGGGTCTTTCCCCAGCTCGCCCGCCAGTTCGTCAAAAAAGCTTTGCTCGGCAAATGCCAGGAAATTGGTGATGGGCGCACGCCATGCACCGGTGGTGATATTGCTTTCCAGGTTGTGCGACTCCACGAGGTAGTGGTCCACGGCACAGGCGGGAAAATTGTTTTCCCGGGTGGCGTTGCCCACATTGACGCCCGTGCCCACCAGGTGGTAGGCCACCAAATTGCCGTCTTTTATTGCTGCCCTGAACTTGTATTTGGAAGCAGGCCGGTAGGTGCCTGCCGTCATGTCGTCTTCACGGGTGAACACCACCTTCACGGGCGTTTTGGCGAGCAGGGAAACCTCAGCGGCCTCCAGGGCAAAGTCACCATACAGCCTGCGGCCAAATCCTCCGCCAATACGGGTCATTTCAAGGGTGATTTCGCTTTCCGGCCTCCCGAGCAATTCGGCCACTTGCCCCCGTGTGCGCTCCGGTGTTTGAATAGGCCCTATCAACTCGGCTTTACCGGCCGTCACATGGGCATAGAAATTCATGGGCTCCATGGTGTTGTGGGGCAGAAAGGGCGCCTCGTACACTTTTTCGAACACCTTGTCGGCTTTTGCAAACTGCGCCCTGGCATCCCCATCGGCCCGCCTGGGCTCCGCTGCCTTTTTGTCCAGCAGGGCCCGCATGGCCTGGTCGTGGTAGGCTGTGCTTTCCAGCATGGTGTCTTTTTCCCATTCCGCCTTCAAGGCACGCTGCCCCTTTATGGCGGCCCAGGTGGAGTTTGCCAAAACCGCCACCTTGCTGCCAAACCGCACCACATCGTTTACTCCTTCGATGGAGCGCGCCTCCCCGTCATCATAGGATTTTAGTTTCAAACCAAAAGCGGGCGGCCTTAGCACCACCGCATACTGCATCCCCTCTTTTTTGGTATCAAGGCCAAACAAAGGCTTGCCCGTAATGATCCCCTCAATATCCACGTTTTTGCGGTCCGTCCCGATGATCTTAAAATCCGTAGGGTTTTTCAACTTCACTTCCGGTGGCACCTCCATGCCCGCGGCCATCGTGGCCACTTCCCCATACCCAAGCTTTTCGCTTCCGTGGATTACATGTCCATTTTCCGTGGTGCAATCCGAAGGATTGACGCCCCACTTTTTCGCGGCAGCATTCTTCAACATCTCCCGGGCGGTGGCACCTGCCATTCGCAAACTTTTCCATCCTTGCCTGATCGACTGGCTTCCCCCCGCCACCTGCCGGGTGAAACTTTCCGGGTTAAGGGGTGCCTGCTTTACCCTTACGTCCTCCCAATTCACATCGAGCTCTTCGGCCACGATCATGGGCATGGAGGTTTTTACATTTTGCCCCACTTCGGGGTTGGGCGACATGATGGTCACCTCACCATTGTCGGCAATGGACAGGTAGGCATTTAAATCAAACCAGGCGGAAGGCATCGCTTTGGCGGCCTCCGGGGCTTCGCAGCCGGCCAGCCAACTGAAGCTGAGCATAAGGCCACCACTTCCGGCCAACGACACTTTTAAGAATGACCTGCGGTTATATGTTGTTTTTATGATCGACATGGCATGGGGGGTTAGGGGTGTTACAACTTGCTTGAAGCCGTCTTGATGGCCGCTTTGATTTTCAGATAGGTGCCGCAGCGGCACAAATTACCATTCATGGCCCGATCGATCTCCTGATCGGAGGGTTTGGGGTTGTTGCTTAGCAATGCCGCTGCATTCATGATCTGCCCCGCCTGGCAGTAGCCACATTGGGGCACATCATGTTCGCGCCAGGCCTCTTGCAGCACGTGGTCGGCCTTTTCGGAAAGGCCTTCTATGGTGGTCACGGCCTTGTTTCCCACGGAGGAGACAGGCATGGAGCAGGAGCGGACCGCTGCACCATCGAGGTGGACGGTGCAGGCCCCACATTGGCCAATGCCGCAGCCATACTTTGTGCCCACCAGGTCCATTTCATCTCGAAGCACCCAAAGGAGTGGGGTATCGGGCACTGCCTCCACCTGGAAGGATTTGCCATTGACGAGTAGGTTATATGTTGCCATAATCAGGGATTTTGCGGTTACAAGGTTCAATATAACACCTATGGGAAGCTTTTCATAGGTTTATTTTGTCAACCTCACATCAAATGGAACGGCCTGGTCCAGTCAAAAACAGCATGAGACAGCCCAAATACCGCCCGATTGGCATGGGCAACCACCGTTTTGTGGCAAAACCCTCGCGGCCCTTCAGTGGCTTTTCAAATGCACAATATGCCATTGGTGTAATATTTTTCCCTGCACGGGCCTGTGCCCACCACCTGCGCCAGGCAGGCGGGATCAAGGCGGGACAAACCCTATTCACAGAGGTAACCTGCTAATTATCAATTAGTTGAATGGCATTGGGCAAACCCGGCAGGCAAGTATGGACAATAGTAATTTCCCACTTTCCTTGGGGCTTGCTATAAGTAATTCCCGAATTGTTGTATGAACAGTAGGTAAGTTTAATCCGAATTGTGTAAGTTTAGGGTAATAAATGAGCCAAAATTATGTCAAAAAAAACTTTTAAAGACCGACTTTCGTACCTGCTCGATTACTATGACATCAGGGTGATGACCCTGGATGCAAAAGCAGGGTTGTACCATGGACAAACCGGGAGCTTCCTTCGTGGCGACACGGAGCCCAAGCTTTCCACCATTGTAAAACTGTCCAAATTTTTCAAAGATGTATCCCTGGACTGGCTGGTGCTGGGAAAAGGGAAACCTTTTAAGAAGTAGGATTTTAGGAATTGCCTTTCAGCAGGTGTCAAACCGTCACTTTGCTGAAAGGCTTTCTTTTTGCGCAGTCCGCCCGAAAAGGGCGGGGCAATAGGAATATATTGCCAAAAGGCAAGGTGCTACACCCACTTTGCGAATGCCTCCATAAATTCCCTGAGGAAGGATTCGGTTTTTCCGAAAACGCGGTTGCCGGCATCAAACCGTTCCAGGGCATTCCCAATATAGGCTTCGGGTTGCTGCATCATGGGCACATCCAAAAACACCATCGACTGCCTTAAAATATGGTTGGCCCCAAACGCGCCCAACCCACCGGTGGCAACACTGACCACTGCGCCCCGTTTGCCCTTCCATACACTTTGGCCACTGGGCCTCGACCCTACATCGATGGCATTTTTCAAGGCACCGGGAATGGAGCGGTTATACTCCGGGGTAACAAAGAGCACCCCATCCATTTGGCGCAAGGCATCCCGGAACCCTACCCAATTGGAAGGCGCCCCTTTCTCCAAGTCCTCATTGTACAGGGGCAGGCCTCCTATTTCCACTATTTGCATATCCAGTGAGGCCGGGGCCAGCCGAATCAATTCACTGGCAATTTTCCTATTCAAAGACCCCTTTCTCAAACTCCCCACCAATACGGCAATTCTTTTTCTGGCCATTGTTCCAATAGTTTAATCCATTATGCTTTCAAGCCCCCTGCGCAGCCCTTTATAAGTCCCTACCTGCTTTATGGCCAACAACGCCCCCTGCACATAAGGTTCGGCACTTGGGCCTGCATCGTGCCTGATGGCCAACCGTTCGTCTTTTAATCCAAATATCGTTTCCACCGAAAGGGTGTAGCCCGGCAACCGTACCGCGTGCACCCTCACGCTGTTTATCTTTGCCCCCCTGCTTTCCTTTGGCCCAATCCAATCCTCTTCCGGGATTTCTTCTTTTGGGGCTTGTACCCCCGACAGTTGGTTGGCCAACTGAAGGGCTGTGCCACTCGGTGTGTCTATTTTGGTGTTGCTGGCATAATCCACCACCTCAAAGGTGGGGATATATTTTGCGGCCATCAGGGAAAACTTTTGAAGGAGCACGGCCGTGATGGAAAAATTTCCTGCCGCCAGCAGGGAGGTGCCTTTTTCCTTCAGCAATATCCCCATCTCGTGATAGTCGGCATCGGTGAGCCCGGAGGTGCCCACCACTACGTTTACCCCTTTGTTTATGGCGGCAACAATATTGGCTTTGGCCACATTCGGCTGGGTAAACTCAACAAGCACATCGCATGGGGTGCTTTCCAAGGCTTCGCCCACATTTTCAAAAATAGGGATGCCCTTTTGGCCGATGCCCAAAATACCGGCCAGGTCTTTACCGGCCTGGGAGCGCGACACCCCTGAAACCAACTCCAGGCTGCTGTCCCCCACAACACCTTTGCTTAGGGCCGAGCCCGCCCACCCGGTAGCCCCGGCTATGCACACCCTCAGTTTCCTGTTAACCATCCTTTATTTCTTTTGTTTTATCCAATATAGGACACTTTCCCCTTAAAATTGCCCTGCATGCCGAACCTTTTGATTGAAAGGGTTGTATTGTAAGTGAGTATTCACTAACTTTGAAAACAATGTCAAACGCATGAAAACAGGTAAAAACAACATTGCCATAGGCTTTCTCACCATGGGGGCCTTTATGGTCTACGGTTTCTTATTGATCTACCTGAGGGATTTTGCCCCTGGAAAAGAAGAATGGGTGGCCTCCTATTCGGTAGGCAAACATTTTGAGGCAAGGCT
Proteins encoded in this window:
- a CDS encoding ABC transporter permease, translating into MIKSILITAIRNLIRNRTFSVINLIGLSISMSLSLLIIVMVNGQFQFDNFHKDADRIYRVDTKAIRKSGGTESYASSPMALGVKLGQDFSFIDKVVKICSRLGGDVKFEKTVVPYNGFFVDPGFFEVFNFPLEKGNAKEALRNPNSIVVAHGAVQKIFGDTDPIGKTVSLDRYGDFIVTGIVAPPLGKSHIDFDILASTSLLPLLEKEGKISPLMSNWNDYYSGYNYIKLQPGTDPDDVNQALREISDSQYQGLSLETRDKGYEFFLQPLSDITPGPLLSNQLGRGLPKMLLIFLGGLAAIVMVMACFNYTNLMIAKSLTRTREIGIRKINGATRFHVFLQFVGESVVFALLALAISYLLMQWMKPGVMQLHIADEFDIGLLENHYTYLYFLLFAIAIGAIAGLLPSIYLSAFKPLRVLKGADVKVGSQMTFRKVLIASQFGFSVIFISLVIITNQQIKYMLNADYGFNQQNLLNVRLQGNDFQKFKNEVSTLAGVNRVGGVSHSLGTWADRSGDYKRHEGDESFVMRDFGVDAAYIENLQLDFVAGKGFEEEVPANKEKVLLNEMALSRFGFDSPGNAIGQTIIADDTIVLEVIGVVRDFHFRPLNYQIGPIAFRYDPESITMASIAYSGDPKLLGNKISQVWSKLDPVHPVDMMSMSDEIDKAYADSGFTDVVTILGYIAFLAISLACLGMLGMAMYTTQTRIKEIGLRKALGASVSSVVLLLSRSFLVLIGMGILVGAPIAYFLGDLFLGNYAYRINITPWMMFSGIFLLIVLGGVTIASQTLAAASRSPVKSLRYE
- a CDS encoding YebC/PmpR family DNA-binding transcriptional regulator, producing the protein MGRIFEKRKHKMFARFDRMAKAFTRIGKEISIAVRLAGPLPENNPRLRMAIQNAKGANMPKDRVEAAIKRASSREEKDFQEVTYEGYAPHGVPVLIECATDNPTRTVANIRLHFSKKGGSMGNSGSVAFMFERKGVFKFPKESFSLDELELDLIDAGAEEIEQEADELVVYTKFNDFGNMQKFIESRDLEVTSAELQYIPTTTKELPEAELDEVMECITALEEDDDVQSVYHNLA
- a CDS encoding DUF2807 domain-containing protein, with the translated sequence MRFFKPLASILALIVGLGSCTLREDPGPIQYQEQPFVIADFDRLDIGDAMFVTVTRGNLFSVLARGDRRNLDDLEVYKAGNTLVAKFGKDRNRKHTTYITITLPSLVAADFYGATTAYVSGFVEDQFLLNLSGASFGQVDMEAQVCRANLSGASNLTMAGASNSFTVDLSGASLLKAYNMEVEDLNVKASGASHAYVKAGKTLVAEASGASSILYRGGAVVTSSTSGGSSVIRD
- a CDS encoding sulfatase-like hydrolase/transferase, yielding MGLLDGISLRGNIYWGLVNRLLLVMAFYTLCRISFYLFNTSFFPDMTWDRMSTILLGGLKFDLSAVLYLNSLFILLTILPLAIKFHPTYQKILHYIFLITNGIGLAVNIADNVYYRYTLRRTTITVFSQFEHEQNFGALFFSFLVDYWYGFAFFFLVLYLFIKAANKIKVAGPQLKNKWAFYGSAVALMPVIIYLFVGGARGGFRHSTRPITLSNAAKYATIPKDINLVLNTPFALMRTAKANVIKKVDYYKTEQALEEVYTPLHVPKDTAVFKYDNVVIIILESFSKEFVGIYNRDMDIPGYQGYTPYLDSLIGKSLAFKYSLSNGRKSIDAMPSVICSIPSIEVPYVLSHYSGNKVNSLANLLKEKGYYTSFFHGAPNGSMGLQAFAKLAGFDDYYGMTEYNNDDDFDGIWGIWDEKFLQYFAHTLNTFKEPFYSTLFTVTSHPPHILPEEYKNTFKGGPLPIHKTIEYTDYSIKRFMETASKMPWFKNTLFVFTADHPTAAIHYQVYNSNLGYYSIPLFFYKPGSDWSSFSDEIVQQIDIMPSVLGYLHYDKPYIAFGRNIFDPSVEPFAFNYADNVYQEFKGNYLLQFDGKKPVALYDFKKDKRLMDNLLGSKPGVAAMMEGRLKAFIQQYNNRMVDDNLTLEGPQSGPARLGK
- a CDS encoding outer membrane beta-barrel protein, translating into MRPIFIAILLVGFKLGHAQNVESFGVFGGFNVPVTFDEGLNKDPRYVGKVTFRATPVGFTYGYDHVGFGFVLTPSLTKIGQKFIIKNTVGGDVGSRNVQLDYFSLPVALKLHLNDLSFFRLSAVAAINLTYLINGRETISYSASKQKYPASVLIPSEPGYTPVFDGVLVPDVHNLEYVSKDQYNPFQLFASVGLRSDFDLSDDWSLNFDGRANFGLFDPRKKDYIEQLKQTSNAPGLYGARHEVYLSAEIGIARIIQIKERFEPKHSSKPIVTNKPSAPKHNTKKLFTKKKKKRKKN
- a CDS encoding xanthine dehydrogenase family protein molybdopterin-binding subunit, whose translation is MSIIKTTYNRRSFLKVSLAGSGGLMLSFSWLAGCEAPEAAKAMPSAWFDLNAYLSIADNGEVTIMSPNPEVGQNVKTSMPMIVAEELDVNWEDVRVKQAPLNPESFTRQVAGGSQSIRQGWKSLRMAGATAREMLKNAAAKKWGVNPSDCTTENGHVIHGSEKLGYGEVATMAAGMEVPPEVKLKNPTDFKIIGTDRKNVDIEGIITGKPLFGLDTKKEGMQYAVVLRPPAFGLKLKSYDDGEARSIEGVNDVVRFGSKVAVLANSTWAAIKGQRALKAEWEKDTMLESTAYHDQAMRALLDKKAAEPRRADGDARAQFAKADKVFEKVYEAPFLPHNTMEPMNFYAHVTAGKAELIGPIQTPERTRGQVAELLGRPESEITLEMTRIGGGFGRRLYGDFALEAAEVSLLAKTPVKVVFTREDDMTAGTYRPASKYKFRAAIKDGNLVAYHLVGTGVNVGNATRENNFPACAVDHYLVESHNLESNITTGAWRAPITNFLAFAEQSFFDELAGELGKDPVQFRLELFARAKENPVGELHYDVDKSIGVVKLAAEKSGWGNAPEGVYQGFSTYYSHNTYVAEVAEVAMQGSTPVVKRVVCAIDCGIVVNPIAAVNQVQGGVIDGIGHAMYGDLPFENGRPQSNNFDTYRLIRMKEAPEVEVHFVKSDNDPTGLGEPALPPAGAAVANAIARATGKRLYQQPFIKEQIIVLG
- a CDS encoding (2Fe-2S)-binding protein; the protein is MATYNLLVNGKSFQVEAVPDTPLLWVLRDEMDLVGTKYGCGIGQCGACTVHLDGAAVRSCSMPVSSVGNKAVTTIEGLSEKADHVLQEAWREHDVPQCGYCQAGQIMNAAALLSNNPKPSDQEIDRAMNGNLCRCGTYLKIKAAIKTASSKL
- a CDS encoding NAD(P)H-dependent oxidoreductase, with translation MARKRIAVLVGSLRKGSLNRKIASELIRLAPASLDMQIVEIGGLPLYNEDLEKGAPSNWVGFRDALRQMDGVLFVTPEYNRSIPGALKNAIDVGSRPSGQSVWKGKRGAVVSVATGGLGAFGANHILRQSMVFLDVPMMQQPEAYIGNALERFDAGNRVFGKTESFLREFMEAFAKWV
- the dapB gene encoding 4-hydroxy-tetrahydrodipicolinate reductase codes for the protein MVNRKLRVCIAGATGWAGSALSKGVVGDSSLELVSGVSRSQAGKDLAGILGIGQKGIPIFENVGEALESTPCDVLVEFTQPNVAKANIVAAINKGVNVVVGTSGLTDADYHEMGILLKEKGTSLLAAGNFSITAVLLQKFSLMAAKYIPTFEVVDYASNTKIDTPSGTALQLANQLSGVQAPKEEIPEEDWIGPKESRGAKINSVRVHAVRLPGYTLSVETIFGLKDERLAIRHDAGPSAEPYVQGALLAIKQVGTYKGLRRGLESIMD